A window of Patagioenas fasciata isolate bPatFas1 chromosome 5, bPatFas1.hap1, whole genome shotgun sequence contains these coding sequences:
- the ZFP36L1 gene encoding mRNA decay activator protein ZFP36L1 isoform X1: MSTALVSPTIFDLSEVLCKVRAPSGAAPPASGLFSYFESNKMLNYSPSGVSGCLLDRKAVGTPAGGGFPRRHSVTLPNSKFHQNQLLSSLKGEPAPMLGPRESRFRDRSFSEGGERLLQQKQPGGQVNSSRYKTELCRPFEENGACKYGDKCQFAHGIHELRSLTRHPKYKTELCRTFHTIGFCPYGPRCHFIHNAEERRAVAGSREPAVTDRPRLQHSFSFAGFPSTAASGLLDSPTSITPPPMLSADDLLGSPTLPDCASNPFTFSSQELVSLFAPSMGVQVPSGNSATTFLFRPMSESPNMFDSPPSPQDSLSDQEGYLSSSSSSHSGSDSPILDTSRRLPIFSRLSISDD; this comes from the exons ATGTCCACAGCCCTCGTGTCGCCCACCATCTTCGACCTGAGCGAAGTTTTATGCAAGGTAAGAGCGCCGTCGGGGGCTGCTCCTCCAGCGTCGGGGCTCTTCAGCTACTTCGAG AGCAACAAGATGTTGAATTACAGCCCCTCGGGTGTCAGCGGGTGCCTGCTGGACAGGAAGGCGGTGGGCACCCCGGCCGGCGGGGGTTTCCCTAGGAGGCACTCTGTCACCCTCCCCAACTCCAAGTTCCACCAGAACCAGCTCCTCAGCAGCCTAAAAGGGGAGCCGGCTCCCATGCTGGGCCCCCGGGAAAGCCGCTTCCGGGACCGCTCCTTCTCCGAGGGTGGTGAGCGCctgctgcagcagaagcagcCCGGGGGACAGGTCAACTCTAGCCGCTACAAAACGGAGCTGTGCCGCCCCTTCGAGGAGAACGGTGCCTGCAAATACGGTGACAAGTGCCAGTTTGCCCACGGCATCCACGAGCTGCGGAGCCTCACCCGCCACCCCAAGTACAAGACCGAGCTCTGCCGCACTTTCCATACCATCGGCTTCTGCCCTTATGGGCCACGCTGCCACTTCATCCACAATGCGGAGGAGCGCCGTGCCGTGGCGGGGAGCCGGGAGCCCGCCGTCACCGACAGACCCCGCCTGCAGCACAGCTTCAGCTTTGCCGgcttccccagcactgctgccagCGGGCTGCTGGACAGCCCCACTTCCATCACCCCACCGCCCATGCTGAGCGCTGACGACCTGCTGGGCTCCCCCACCTTGCCTGACTGCGCCAGCAACCCCTTTACCTTCTCCAGCCAGGAGCTGGTCAGTCTCTTTGCCcccagcatgggggtgcaggtgccCAGTGGGAACTCTGCCACCACCTTCTTGTTCAGGCCCATGTCCGAGTCCCCCAACATGTTTGACTCGCCACCCAGTCCTCAGGACTCCCTCTCTGACCAGGAGGGTTAtctgagcagctccagcagcagccacagcgGCTCAGATTCCCCTATCCTGGACACCTCAAGACGTCTTCCCATCTTCAGCAGACTCTCCATCTCTGACGACTAA
- the ZFP36L1 gene encoding mRNA decay activator protein ZFP36L1 isoform X2 codes for MSTALVSPTIFDLSEVLCKSNKMLNYSPSGVSGCLLDRKAVGTPAGGGFPRRHSVTLPNSKFHQNQLLSSLKGEPAPMLGPRESRFRDRSFSEGGERLLQQKQPGGQVNSSRYKTELCRPFEENGACKYGDKCQFAHGIHELRSLTRHPKYKTELCRTFHTIGFCPYGPRCHFIHNAEERRAVAGSREPAVTDRPRLQHSFSFAGFPSTAASGLLDSPTSITPPPMLSADDLLGSPTLPDCASNPFTFSSQELVSLFAPSMGVQVPSGNSATTFLFRPMSESPNMFDSPPSPQDSLSDQEGYLSSSSSSHSGSDSPILDTSRRLPIFSRLSISDD; via the exons ATGTCCACAGCCCTCGTGTCGCCCACCATCTTCGACCTGAGCGAAGTTTTATGCAAG AGCAACAAGATGTTGAATTACAGCCCCTCGGGTGTCAGCGGGTGCCTGCTGGACAGGAAGGCGGTGGGCACCCCGGCCGGCGGGGGTTTCCCTAGGAGGCACTCTGTCACCCTCCCCAACTCCAAGTTCCACCAGAACCAGCTCCTCAGCAGCCTAAAAGGGGAGCCGGCTCCCATGCTGGGCCCCCGGGAAAGCCGCTTCCGGGACCGCTCCTTCTCCGAGGGTGGTGAGCGCctgctgcagcagaagcagcCCGGGGGACAGGTCAACTCTAGCCGCTACAAAACGGAGCTGTGCCGCCCCTTCGAGGAGAACGGTGCCTGCAAATACGGTGACAAGTGCCAGTTTGCCCACGGCATCCACGAGCTGCGGAGCCTCACCCGCCACCCCAAGTACAAGACCGAGCTCTGCCGCACTTTCCATACCATCGGCTTCTGCCCTTATGGGCCACGCTGCCACTTCATCCACAATGCGGAGGAGCGCCGTGCCGTGGCGGGGAGCCGGGAGCCCGCCGTCACCGACAGACCCCGCCTGCAGCACAGCTTCAGCTTTGCCGgcttccccagcactgctgccagCGGGCTGCTGGACAGCCCCACTTCCATCACCCCACCGCCCATGCTGAGCGCTGACGACCTGCTGGGCTCCCCCACCTTGCCTGACTGCGCCAGCAACCCCTTTACCTTCTCCAGCCAGGAGCTGGTCAGTCTCTTTGCCcccagcatgggggtgcaggtgccCAGTGGGAACTCTGCCACCACCTTCTTGTTCAGGCCCATGTCCGAGTCCCCCAACATGTTTGACTCGCCACCCAGTCCTCAGGACTCCCTCTCTGACCAGGAGGGTTAtctgagcagctccagcagcagccacagcgGCTCAGATTCCCCTATCCTGGACACCTCAAGACGTCTTCCCATCTTCAGCAGACTCTCCATCTCTGACGACTAA